From a region of the Daphnia pulicaria isolate SC F1-1A chromosome 1, SC_F0-13Bv2, whole genome shotgun sequence genome:
- the LOC124327098 gene encoding sodium/potassium-transporting ATPase subunit beta-like — protein sequence MSNKKTDEPYKRPQTLTRCQEITQFLYNKDTHEVLGRTAKSWFQITVFYIVLYAFLAGFFIALLTVFYQTLNDHEPKWTMGSSLIGNSPGMGYRPTHADPDVTVISFNAKEPKYWSDRVDDFLGPYYTIAPMSDSYAECNYGTASADPVTPCSFKVDLNKCAQNDYGFAVNKPCLFLKPNKIFGWTPIPYTKEEIESEELQMPANLKTAILKLPTDVIEKNIWVSCLEVENFNVTLEYDTHIGFPSYYFPYANQKGYLSPFVAMQVDNLPVGTTVKISCRLWAKNIVVDKQRRLGMTNLEILSNA from the exons ATGTCTAACAAAAAAACTGACGAGCCCTACAAACGACCCCAGACATTGACGCGTTGTCAGGAGATCACCCAATTTCTTTACAACAAAGATACTCATGAAGTGCTCGGCCGTACGGCAAAGAGTTGGT TCCAGATCACGGTGTTTTACATTGTGCTGTACGCCTTCCTGGCCGGATTCTTCATCGCTCTTCTCACCGTTTTCTATCAGACGTTGAACGATCACGAGCCAAAATGGACAATGGGTTCGAGCTTGATCGGCAACAGTCCTG GTATGGGATACAGGCCCACTCACGCCGATCCGGACGTCACAGTTATCTCATTCAATGCAAAGGAACCCAAATACTGGTCGGATCGAGTTGATGATTTCCTAGGCC CCTACTACACAATAGCGCCCATGTCCGACAGCTACGCCGAGTGCAACTACGGAACTGCCAGCGCCGACCCAGTAACTCCGTGCAGCTTCAAAGTCGACTTGAACAAATGCGCTCAGAACGATTACGGTTTCGCCGTCAACAAACCGTGTCTTTTCCTGAAACCAAACAAG ATCTTCGGTTGGACTCCAATTCCCTACACAAAGGAAGAAATCGAATCAGAAGAACTTCAAATGCCAGCCAATTTGAAGACAGCCATTCTCAAACTTCCAACTGATGTG ATTGAAAAGAACATCTGGGTCTCGTGTTTGGAAGTGGAGAATTTCAACGTCACTTTGGAATACGATACGCACATCGGGTTCCCGTCTTACTACTTTCCGTACGCCAACCAAAAAGGTTACCTGTCGCCATTCGTAGCTATGCAAGTCGACAATTTACCAG TGGGCACTACAGTTAAAATCAGCTGCCGTCTGTGGGCCAAAAACATCGTCGTTGACAAGCAACGCCGTTTGGGCATGACTAATCTGGAGATCCTGTCCAACGCATAA
- the LOC124328980 gene encoding probable aminopeptidase NPEPL1, translating to MAGVKLKFSSILSPSDPITNPVVIIGTPKNLAKISYNDMSTKFGGRVTEDVFSSALNSVQSSPDVCPLYLNSATISPLPGKCSRHNAPSRSHAITKCVRSAATSGKDNFIVIICEKQDVFPSATAVARAYPLYSRKTNLSSKLGATSAEKVPITVSVEYFLLDNAIPLTEDECIMLERAAESVRLTARIVDTPCNEMNTDHFLEEIGVVAKELGIEPFIIRDKELERQGFGGIYGVGKAAPNPPALVVLSHLPKGATKTIAWVGKGIMYDTGGLSIKGKTAMPGMKRDCGGASGILGAFRLAVLTGFKENLHAVFCLAENSVGPLSTRPDDIHTLYSGRTVEINNTDAEGRLVLADGVFYAHKDLKADVILDMATLTGGQSVATGKHHAAVLTNNEHWENALVDAGLVSGDLTFPIPFCPEFHFSEFNSAVADMKNSVADRSNALSSCAGLFILAHLGFDYPGVWMHVDMAAPVHCGERATGYGVALLVSLFGQYSNSALLQNIGPVLEESVDDGNENERKKKRLN from the exons ATGGCGGGTGTCAAACTTAAGTTTTCGTCCATTCTTTCTCCATCAGATCCAATCACTAATCCTGTTGTTATAATTG GTACACCAAAAAATCTTGCCAAAATCAGCTACAATGATATGTCTACAAAGTTTGGAGGAAGGGTGACAGAAGAT GTTTTCTCTTCAGCCTTGAATTCTGTACAGTCAAGTCCAGATGTGTGCCCATTATACTTGAATTCTGCTACCATATCTCCTCTTCCAGGGAAATGTAGCAGGCACAATGCACCATCAAGATCACATGCAATCACAAAGTGTGTGCGCTCAGCAGCTACATCAGGAAAGGACAACTTCATTGTT ATAATTTGTGAAAAACAAGATGTTTTTCCCTCTGCAACAGCAGTTGCTCGAGCTTACCCACTTTATTCAAGAAAGACAAACTTATCAAGCAAATTGGGAGCTACTAGTGCAGAAAAAGTGCCCATCACAGTATCAGTGGAATACTTTTTGCTTGACAATGCCATTCCTTTGACAGAGGATGAATGCATTATGCTGGAAAGAGCTGCAGAATCCGTACGGCTTACCGCTCGTATCGTTGATACTCCATGTAATGAAATGAACACTGACCATTTCCTCGAG gaaATCGGAGTAGTTGCCAAAGAGTTAGGAATTGAGCCGTTCATCATTCGTGATAAAGAACTTGAGCGTCAAGGATTTGGTGGTATTTATGGAGTTGGAAAG GCTGCACCCAACCCACCAGCTCTTGTCGTTTTAAGCCATTTGCCCAag GGAGCAACGAAAACTATTGCTTGGGTCGGTAAGGGAATCATGTATGACACAGGTGGATTATCCATCAAGGGCAAG ACAGCGATGCCGG GAATGAAGCGCGACTGTGGCGGAGCCAGTGGG ATTTTAGGCGCTTTTCGACTG GCTGTGCTGACTGGATTTAAGGAAAATTTGCACGCTGTATTTTGCTTGGCAGAAAATTCTGTTGGCCCACTTTCGACGAGACCCGATGATATCCACACTCTTTATTCGGGTCGCACTGTTGAGATCAATAACACGGATGCAGAAGGCCGattg gtTCTTGCTGATGGTGTTTTCTACGCTCACAAAGACCTGAAGGCAGATGTTATTTTAGATATGGCAACTTTGACTGGTGGACAG AGTGTTGCAACTGGCAAGCATCACGCTGCTGTCCTAACCAACAACGAGCACTGGGAAAATGCGTTGGTTGATGCCGGACTGGTCTCTGGTGATTTGACGTTTCCCATTCCCTTCTGTCCGGAGTTCCATTTCTCTGAGTTCAACTCGGCTGTTGCAGACATGAAAAATTCCGTCGCT GATCGTAGCAATGCTTTGTCATCATGTGCTGGACTGTTTATTTTGGCCCATCTTGGATTTGATTATCCTGGAGTATGGATGCACGTAGATATGGCCGCACCGGTTCATTGTGGAGAGAGAGCAACGGGCTATGGTGTAGCTCTTTTGGTGTCCCTTTTTGGTCAGTATAGCAACAGTGCATTGCTTCAAAATATTGGTCCAGTCTTGGAGGAGTCGGTTgatgatggaaatgaaaacgaaCGGAAGAAAAAGCGGCTGAATTAA
- the LOC124328998 gene encoding trypsin-1-like, protein MKHLLIISVLVAIGAGAPRDLSERIAGGSLATEGEFPYIASVQLERRHYCSGMIYNDRWILTAASCVSGFLPSQLQVVVGIISFISPSAQQQTIAVSSVVTHPQYDNVTKLNDIALISLNRPILFGSAVQEIRYDEVDEAIPTAITMGWGASMEGGVEVTKLRKTVLTLPLDCSSYGATEFNFNYMICAGSDVSSPCHYDEGSPLVQNGLAVGIMSKNKGCTAPYIPSIFTRLSVYYYWINAVGGQQALTTPSTPATTVTLSTVPTAPCINCETPTPTTTIVTTIPTAPTAPCINCETPAPTTTIVTTVPTAPTAPCINCETLAPTTTIVTTVPTAPTAPCINCETTPTTTIKTTITAPTAPCLNCEAPTSTTPKPIIPTAPCFNCVP, encoded by the exons ATGAAACATCTTCTCATCATTTCTGTCCTTGTCGCTATCGGGGCAG gaGCGCCCCGAGATCTTTCCGAGCGCATTGCGGGCGGAAGCCTAGCGACCGAAGGAGAGTTTCCGTACATCGCTTCCGTTCAACTTGAACGTCGTCACTATTGCAGTGGTATGATCTACAATGACCGATGGATTTTGACGGCAGCTTCTTGTGTTTCTGG GTTTCTACCGAGTCAGCTACAAGTCGTTGTTGGCATTATAAGCTTTATATCGCCGTCTGCTCAACAGCAAACTATTGCAGTGTCTTCAGTTGTCACCCACCCTCAATACGACAATGTCACAAAATTGAACGACATCGCACTGATATCC CTGAACCGCCCAATACTTTTTGGCTCTGCTGTTCAA GAGATCCGATACGACGAGGTTGACGAAGCAATTCCTACGGCTATTACAATGGGATGGGGCGCATCAATG GAGGGTGGTGTAGAGGTGACGAAACTTCGTAAAACAGTTCTGACATTACCCCTAGATTGTTCAAGTTACGGTGCGACAGAATTCAACTTTAACTACATGATTTGTGCTGGCAGTG ATGTTTCGAGCCCATGTCACTACGACGAAGGATCTCCGTTAGTGCAAAATGGTCTTGCGGTCGGAATAATGTCTAAGAACAAGGGATGTACAGCTCCTTACATCCCAAGTATTTTCACTCGGTTGTCTGTATATTATTACTGGATAAATGCTGTCGGAGGCCAGCAAGCACTTACAACACCTTCTACTCCTGCAACAACTGTTACATTATCTACAGTGCCAACCGCCCCGTGTATCAATTGCGAGACTCCAACCCCCACTACGACTATTGTAACAACAATTCCAACAGCTCCGACAGCCCCTTGTATCAATTGTGAGACGCCAGCCCCCACTACGACTATTGTAACAACAGTTCCAACAGCTCCGACAGCCCCTTGTATCAATTGTGAGACGCTAGCCCCCACTACGACTATTGTGACAACAGTTCCAACAGCTCCGACAGCACCTTGCATCAATTGTGAGACCacccctactactactattaaGACAACAATTACTGCTCCGACAGCTCCTTGTTTAAATTGTGAGGCCCCAACAAGCACCACTCCTAAGCCAATTATTCCGACAGCTCCCTGCTTTAATTGCGTTCCCTAG
- the LOC124329005 gene encoding tropomodulin-like yields MTSKKLYGKELKEFDDIDVDDLLTQLSAEELEILSKEVDPDDRFMPPDQRTNYHCEREATGPVDRKQLIDHINKIALETPDQPESVPFVAGVVRGKKWIPPEAPVIVSREDDGVSFNLEDEYEQALGTATEEELVDLAAILGFHSMMNQDQYHASLLNKGKVGLGWDGVTKASQPKALPYEPPNATDPEQSILKVYDDDSKTIELCFNNVNLTDDQFDRLFKALEINTRLEVLSLSNTGLTDRTAEKLAEALEKNATLRVINIETNQVSANGIVRLVKSMLVQKNVEEFRASNQLTAHVLGNKAEMDITQYIEQNTTLMRVGLFFEFNDARSRVANHLQKNIDRNRLRRTGRAPRNLTAGYILKKDSPTVGKKSNTGQEFKVYTD; encoded by the exons ATGACGTCCAAGAAGCTCTACGGCAAAGAGCTCAAGGAATTCGACGATATCGATGTCGACGATCTTCTCACCCAACTCTCGGCGGAGGAATTGGAAATTCTCTCCAAAGAAGTCGATCCTGAT GACCGGTTTATGCCTCCTGATCAGCGCACCAACTATCACTGCGAACGGGAAGCCACCGGTCCAGTCGACCGTAAGCAACTAATCGACCACATTAACAAGATTGCCCTGGAAACACCCGATCAGCCCGAAAGTGTGCCATTTGTTGCCGGAGTGGTTCGTGGTAAAAAG TGGATTCCTCCCGAAGCGCCGGTTATTGTTAGCCGCGAGGACGATGGCGTTTCATTTAACCTGGAGGACGAGTACGAGCAAGCTCTGGGGACTGCCACCGAAGAAGAGCTCGTCGATTTGGCAG CTATTCTGGGATTTCACTCGATGATGAATCAGGACCAGTACCACGCTTCACTCCTCAACAAAGGCAAAGTGGGTCTCGGCTGGGATGGTGTCACCAAAGCCTCGCAGCCCAAAGCCCTACCTTACGAACCTCCCAATGCCACCGATCCGGAACAGTCTATTCTCAAAGTCTATGATGATGATTCCAAAACGATCGAACTCTGCTTCAACAATGTCAACTTGACGGATGACCAGTTCGACCG GTTGTTTAAAGCCCTAGAAATTAACACGCGCCTGGAAGTCCTCAGCCTCAGTAACACCGGCCTTACAGATCGCACGGCCGAGAAATTAGCCGAAGCCCTCGAAAAGAACGCCACCTTACGCGTCATCAA CATCGAAACCAATCAAGTTAGCGCCAACGGTATTGTTCGGCTCGTGAAAAGCATGCTGGTACAGAAGAATGTTGAAGAATTCCGTGCCTCTAACCAG TTGACTGCCCATGTGCTGGGAAACAAAGCGGAGATGGACATCACCCAATACATCGAGCAAAACACTACGCTGATGCGagtcggactcttttttgaGTTCAACGACGCTCGAAGTCGAGTGGCGAACCACTTGCAGAAAAACATTGACCGCA ATCGTTTGCGTCGCACTGGTCGCGCTCCTCGCAACTTGACAGCCGGCTACATCCTGAAGAAGGACTCACCTACCGTCGGGAAGAAAAGCAACACTGGGCAGGAATTCAAAGTCTACACTGATTGA
- the LOC124329029 gene encoding uncharacterized protein LOC124329029 — MNAATTTFLVFQLMLICWSTVTVVANPPAETSNASSKNLEDFRNHLRSTLTNYLMTQTHARYGKRMAPALSKANWSVQNPTEEWTAPYGDEVATASGKGGNVMDICFKINTSPDIENL; from the exons A TGAACGCAGCCACAACCACGTTCCTCGTCTTCCAATTGATGCTAATATGCTGGTCGACCGTGACGGTGGTGGCCAACCCGCCGGCCGAAACCAGCAACGCGTCCTCCAAGAACCTGGAGGATTTCAGAAATCATTTGCGATCGACGTTAACAAATTACTTAATGACACAGACTCACGCCAG ATACGGTAAGCGAATGGCTCCCGCGCTAAGCAAAGCCAATTGGAGCGTCCAAAATCCAACCGAAGAATGGACCGCACCCTACGGCGACGAGGTGGCAACAGCAAGCGGCAAGGGCGGAAACGTGATGGACATCTGCTTTAAAATCAACACGTCTCCGGATATTGAAAATCTATAA
- the LOC124329026 gene encoding ER membrane protein complex subunit 9-like: protein MASTCELSKLAYSKIILHAFKYPHTAINGVLLANEGSNSQSVKYVDAIPLFHHNLGLAPMLEVALMQIDSYCRTAGLVIAGYYHASEAVAEMNPDPVSQKICEKIAEYFPNACLVLINNRQLSMQMTQTSLSVIQYSDGKWKVKDKENLKILPNNEAALNSVSTLLSKKLYKKFVDFDDHLDDIHQDWLNVSLKSMID from the exons ATGGCGTCTACTTGTGAACTGTCAAAATTGGCTTATTCAAAGATAATTTTGCATGCTTTTAAATATCCACACACCGCAATTAATGGTGTATTGCTGGCAAACGAAGGTTCTAATAGCCAATCCGTAAAATATGTAGATGCAATTCCTCTTTTCCACCATAACTTGGGACTGGCTCCGATGTTAGAAGTGGCCTTAATGCAG ATTGACAGTTACTGCCGTACTGCTGGATTAGTCATTGCTGGATATTATCATGCCAGTGAAGCAGTTGCAGAAATGAA ccCTGACCCTGTGAGCCAAAAAATTTGTGAGAAAATTGCTGAGTATTTCCCCAATGCATGTCTAGTCCTGATTAATAATCGCCAACTCTCAATGCAAATGACCCAAACTTCACTCAGTGTTATTCAGTATTCAGATGGAAAATGGAAAgtaaaagacaaagaaaa CTTGAAGATCCTTCCCAACAATGAAGCAGCTTTGAATTCTGTTTCAACTCTTCTTTCTAAGAAGCTTTACAAAAAGTTTGTGGACTTTGATGATCATTTGGATGATATACACCAAGATTGGTTAAATGTGTCATTAAAAAGTATGATTGATTAA